In Nostoc sp. CENA543, a single genomic region encodes these proteins:
- a CDS encoding CHAT domain-containing protein, whose translation MRVQDTNTVKLRVKLLGSALASTAAGIAQLLILSININYQAIAQPIIPAADGTNTVVNPTQNQINISGGKLSSDGQNLFHSFQRFGLDENQIANFLSNSNIQNILGRVVGGDASVINGLIQVTGGNSNLYLLNPAGIIFGSNSSLNVPSSFTATTANSVRIGNDWFNVFSANNYPNLIGQPTHFRFDTNQAGSIINLGNLTVERNFNLLAGSVSSNGTLTAKNGNIIIATLPGKQFIRISQGGSLLSLEIPTDSAQSVIDINALPKLLTGTGTNEDLLNNQQQVMINSGRFGNGGDRNVNRANNNQPPEKPRTAPDKFKVLPAPANNINNLPLMAKHQAINRLEQINTQGFTSLLGIAKRTVKTTEDIKISFHKIHQDIGVKSALIYINFVSANAINPSGSVRVIQDNDVLSIGVVTDEGLLGYQVVDGATRKQVMAIVEQFRSAVTNPNNQNYLVSSQALYKLLIAPNESELQKQGINNLMFVMDDGLRSIPLAALHDGQKFLIEKYSIALIPSFSLTNTEYVGIKNPEVLAMGAETFTPEQEQTELRAVPIELSTITKKIKGQYFINRDFTLNNIKKQRKLKPYPIIHLATHAYFPSKNEENNQPAYIQFYDSKLPLSQIEQLGFNNPPVELLVLSACRSAVGDEKAELGFAGLAVKSGVKSAVASLWYVSDAGTFALMTEFYNQLRHNHLKAEALRQAQIAMLKKQIHLEGNEFVFPEGNVFVPSELVPYLNNDTSHPYYWAAFSVIGSPW comes from the coding sequence ATGAGAGTTCAAGATACAAATACCGTAAAATTACGAGTAAAGCTTTTAGGAAGTGCTTTGGCATCAACCGCCGCAGGCATCGCTCAATTATTAATTCTTAGTATAAATATTAACTATCAAGCTATTGCCCAACCGATCATTCCAGCCGCAGACGGAACTAACACCGTAGTTAACCCAACTCAAAACCAAATTAATATTAGTGGCGGTAAACTTTCGAGTGATGGTCAAAACCTATTTCATAGTTTCCAAAGATTTGGTTTAGATGAAAATCAAATCGCTAATTTTCTCTCTAATTCCAACATTCAAAACATTTTAGGGCGGGTAGTAGGTGGAGATGCTTCTGTAATTAATGGTTTAATTCAAGTTACTGGTGGTAACTCTAATTTATATTTACTTAACCCTGCGGGCATTATTTTTGGTTCCAACTCTAGTTTAAATGTGCCGTCTTCCTTTACTGCTACTACAGCTAATAGCGTCAGGATTGGCAATGATTGGTTTAATGTATTTTCTGCTAACAACTATCCTAATTTAATCGGTCAACCCACACATTTTAGATTTGATACTAATCAAGCAGGAAGTATTATTAATTTGGGTAATTTAACTGTAGAACGTAACTTCAATTTATTGGCAGGGAGTGTTAGTAGTAATGGCACTTTAACAGCAAAAAACGGCAATATCATAATTGCTACCTTACCTGGAAAGCAATTTATTCGCATTTCTCAGGGAGGAAGTTTATTAAGTTTAGAAATCCCCACAGATTCGGCTCAATCAGTTATTGATATTAACGCTTTACCAAAACTCTTAACAGGAACAGGTACAAATGAAGATTTGCTCAATAATCAGCAGCAAGTCATGATTAATTCTGGCAGATTTGGAAATGGAGGAGATAGAAACGTCAACCGAGCCAATAATAATCAACCCCCTGAAAAACCAAGAACAGCACCAGATAAATTTAAAGTATTACCTGCTCCCGCAAATAATATCAATAATCTTCCTTTGATGGCAAAACACCAAGCTATTAATAGATTAGAGCAAATAAATACTCAAGGCTTTACTTCTCTATTAGGCATTGCCAAAAGAACAGTCAAAACTACAGAAGATATTAAAATTAGTTTTCATAAAATTCATCAAGATATTGGTGTAAAATCAGCATTGATTTATATTAATTTTGTCAGTGCCAATGCTATCAATCCATCTGGTAGTGTACGTGTCATTCAAGATAACGATGTGCTGTCTATAGGTGTGGTGACAGATGAAGGTTTACTGGGTTATCAAGTTGTGGACGGTGCAACTAGAAAACAAGTTATGGCAATTGTTGAGCAATTTAGATCGGCAGTCACTAATCCCAATAATCAAAATTATCTAGTTAGTTCGCAAGCCCTTTATAAATTACTGATTGCACCCAATGAATCAGAACTACAAAAACAAGGCATTAACAATTTAATGTTTGTGATGGATGATGGCTTAAGATCGATTCCTTTGGCAGCTTTACATGATGGTCAAAAATTTCTTATTGAAAAATATAGCATAGCATTAATTCCCAGCTTCAGTTTGACAAATACTGAATATGTAGGGATAAAAAATCCCGAAGTATTAGCAATGGGGGCAGAAACTTTTACCCCAGAACAAGAACAAACAGAATTACGTGCTGTACCAATAGAATTATCAACTATCACCAAGAAAATTAAAGGTCAATATTTTATTAATAGAGATTTTACTCTGAACAATATTAAAAAACAACGCAAACTTAAGCCCTACCCCATTATTCATCTAGCTACTCATGCTTATTTCCCTAGTAAAAATGAAGAAAATAATCAACCAGCTTATATTCAGTTTTATGATTCTAAATTACCGTTATCACAGATAGAGCAGTTAGGATTTAATAATCCACCTGTGGAATTGTTGGTATTAAGTGCTTGTCGTTCAGCCGTCGGTGATGAAAAAGCAGAGTTAGGTTTTGCAGGTTTAGCGGTTAAAAGTGGTGTAAAATCAGCCGTAGCGAGTCTGTGGTATGTTTCTGATGCTGGAACATTCGCCTTAATGACAGAGTTTTATAATCAATTACGCCATAATCATCTAAAAGCTGAAGCACTAAGACAAGCTCAAATTGCTATGCTAAAAAAACAAATTCACTTAGAAGGAAATGAATTTGTCTTTCCTGAAGGAAATGTTTTCGTTCCCTCAGAATTAGTCCCCTATTTAAATAATGATACGTCTCATCCCTATTATTGGGCAGCATTTAGTGTTATTGGTAGCCCTTGGTAA
- a CDS encoding DUF6816 family protein, whose amino-acid sequence MTKKLILTIFLIFSCLWGWTNYAVAGELSERLANFPQWEKLTSVKPANGDLIYPQWMAGTWEVKSTLVDLAAPLAPDVVTPGFEGNREQLNQPISFLVRFMPESKINSGLKSLIQTNNNSPIIVADRAFNSLNLARAYLGDAAVLAVKVDPDSPNRQITFLNSERQLVSLVTARATETTADDKFITTEVFQQLFKGGSRPYLNSVESTTAYHQLSTQNPAIEADQVTAVYLSSQDPDYFKAGSQPVALYRYRLEFYPQE is encoded by the coding sequence ATGACTAAAAAACTTATCTTAACTATCTTTTTAATCTTTTCCTGTCTGTGGGGATGGACTAATTACGCTGTAGCAGGTGAACTATCTGAACGCTTGGCGAACTTTCCCCAGTGGGAAAAATTAACTTCTGTAAAACCAGCAAACGGAGATTTAATTTATCCACAATGGATGGCGGGAACATGGGAAGTAAAAAGCACATTAGTGGATTTAGCTGCACCTCTCGCACCAGATGTTGTTACACCTGGATTTGAAGGCAATCGTGAACAACTCAACCAGCCTATCAGTTTTTTAGTCCGATTTATGCCAGAAAGTAAAATAAATTCGGGCTTAAAATCTCTGATTCAAACTAATAATAATTCCCCAATTATAGTAGCAGATAGAGCATTTAATAGCTTAAACTTAGCCAGGGCTTATTTAGGAGATGCGGCAGTATTAGCTGTCAAAGTTGATCCTGATTCTCCCAATCGTCAAATTACATTCTTAAATTCAGAGCGTCAATTAGTTTCGCTTGTGACTGCACGCGCCACAGAAACTACAGCAGATGATAAATTCATTACTACAGAAGTGTTTCAACAATTATTTAAAGGTGGCTCTCGACCTTATTTAAATTCAGTTGAATCTACTACAGCATATCATCAACTTTCTACCCAAAATCCAGCTATTGAAGCGGATCAGGTAACTGCTGTATATCTTTCTTCTCAAGATCCAGATTATTTTAAAGCAGGTTCTCAACCTGTAGCTTTGTATCGCTATCGCCTAGAATTTTACCCACAGGAATAA
- a CDS encoding DUF3536 domain-containing protein → MTSAAEKPVNSGSTSHFSISDTHHSDPQRQATGVYVTVHGHFYQPPRENPYLDAIERQPSAAPFHDWNERIHWECYRPNAFARVLNDQGEVVGIVNNYEYMSFNIGPTLMSWLERYDVEVYQRILEADAKSCQRLNGHGNAIAQVYNHIIMPLANEQDKYTQIRWGKADFRNRFGRDPEGMWLAETAVDYATLKALVAEGIKFIVLAPSQAQRCRPFPTQDDPQPEWHEVGGSQIDPTRPYRCYLRGDRTENLSDQLPIPNDQCPYIDIFFYDGPISRDMGFSDVVYNSHHFAGRIGAAVRGDHRQSQLISVATDGETFGHHKKGTEKTLAYAFTTEFPQHGWTVTNFAHYLSVNSPRWEVELKSVTAWSCAHGVDRWQDDCGCGGEGGVWHQKWRRPLRNALNWLRDQLVTVYEEYGQEFFRDPWLARDEYIDVIGDRSASNVSRFLSRHQTHKLTAAEQVDALRLLEMQRHALLMFTSCGWFFEELSRPEGTQILRYAARALELAEDVAGVQLEKGFIKRLSAAPSNVDTFKHGAEVYRQLVQTAQISFKQVAAHYAITSIFNGQGSAPGHHQKRIYCYTVNEVDYQLQRMGALTLAVGHLKLVSDITWESENLVFAVLHLGGWDFHCCIQMFTGRRNYSQLREKLFSALQQASAAQTILVMTQMFNGEAYNLQNLFAEERHRIMRLLSQETLSRLDQLYTQAYRDNYGVIMAFHRDELAVPQELQVAAEMALGYRCMTTLRSLEQDVTEPVLVWNHILELEAIATETKHLRCRLNIPEGKQILEQLILRLLWRLLHDSNGSFATDIQCLERLIDVAYQLNIGISLHQSQELYFNCLQSQIIPFCLTNQEDNTQCQNLLKLGQKLRVDVSNIVSQLGF, encoded by the coding sequence ATGACTTCTGCTGCTGAGAAGCCAGTTAATTCTGGCTCAACATCCCATTTCTCTATTTCCGATACTCACCACAGTGATCCCCAAAGACAAGCTACGGGTGTGTATGTGACGGTTCACGGTCATTTTTACCAGCCACCACGGGAAAATCCCTATTTAGACGCGATTGAACGGCAACCTAGTGCTGCACCTTTCCATGATTGGAATGAGCGTATTCACTGGGAATGTTACCGTCCTAATGCCTTTGCTAGAGTCTTAAATGACCAAGGCGAGGTGGTGGGGATCGTCAATAATTACGAATATATGAGCTTTAACATCGGCCCGACCCTGATGTCGTGGCTGGAACGCTATGATGTGGAGGTTTATCAACGCATTTTAGAGGCGGACGCAAAAAGCTGTCAAAGATTAAATGGTCATGGCAATGCGATCGCGCAAGTATACAATCACATCATCATGCCCTTGGCGAATGAACAGGATAAATATACCCAAATTCGCTGGGGGAAAGCAGACTTCCGTAACCGTTTTGGTCGTGATCCCGAAGGAATGTGGTTAGCTGAAACTGCGGTAGACTACGCAACCTTAAAGGCTTTGGTGGCGGAAGGCATTAAATTTATCGTCCTTGCACCATCCCAAGCCCAGCGTTGTCGCCCCTTCCCCACTCAAGATGATCCCCAACCAGAATGGCACGAAGTCGGCGGTAGTCAGATTGATCCCACCCGTCCCTATCGTTGCTATTTGCGCGGGGATCGCACAGAAAATCTCAGTGACCAACTACCCATTCCCAATGACCAATGCCCATATATTGATATTTTCTTCTACGACGGCCCAATTTCACGGGATATGGGTTTTAGTGATGTTGTCTATAATTCGCATCACTTCGCTGGACGTATTGGTGCGGCTGTGCGCGGGGATCATCGCCAGTCACAGTTAATTTCTGTAGCTACAGATGGGGAAACCTTCGGACACCATAAAAAAGGTACGGAAAAAACCCTAGCCTACGCCTTTACAACTGAGTTTCCCCAACATGGTTGGACAGTCACCAACTTTGCTCACTACCTGAGTGTGAATTCTCCCAGATGGGAAGTTGAATTAAAATCTGTGACGGCGTGGAGTTGCGCCCACGGTGTTGATAGATGGCAAGATGATTGTGGTTGCGGTGGCGAAGGCGGTGTTTGGCATCAAAAATGGCGGCGACCGTTGCGAAATGCCTTAAATTGGCTACGGGATCAATTAGTGACTGTTTACGAAGAATATGGACAGGAATTTTTCCGCGATCCTTGGTTAGCTAGGGATGAGTACATTGATGTGATTGGCGATCGCTCGGCTAGCAATGTGAGTCGGTTTTTGTCCCGCCACCAAACCCACAAACTCACCGCCGCCGAACAGGTAGACGCTTTACGCTTACTAGAAATGCAGCGTCACGCTTTATTAATGTTCACCAGTTGCGGCTGGTTCTTTGAAGAACTATCTCGCCCAGAAGGTACTCAAATTCTCCGTTACGCCGCCCGCGCTTTGGAATTGGCGGAAGATGTCGCCGGAGTCCAGCTAGAAAAAGGCTTTATCAAACGCCTGAGTGCAGCACCCAGTAACGTAGACACTTTTAAACATGGTGCAGAAGTTTATCGTCAATTAGTGCAGACTGCCCAAATTAGTTTTAAACAAGTAGCTGCCCATTACGCTATTACATCCATCTTTAATGGTCAGGGATCAGCCCCTGGTCATCATCAAAAGCGTATTTATTGCTACACAGTGAATGAGGTGGATTACCAACTGCAACGCATGGGGGCATTGACTTTGGCAGTGGGGCATTTAAAACTAGTGTCAGATATTACCTGGGAAAGTGAAAACCTGGTATTTGCTGTGCTGCATTTAGGTGGTTGGGATTTCCACTGCTGTATTCAAATGTTTACTGGGCGGCGGAACTATAGCCAGTTGCGAGAGAAGTTATTTAGCGCATTACAACAAGCTAGTGCAGCTCAAACCATCTTAGTGATGACACAGATGTTTAATGGTGAGGCTTACAACTTGCAAAATCTGTTTGCAGAGGAACGTCACCGGATTATGCGCTTACTGTCTCAAGAAACTCTATCACGACTAGACCAACTTTATACCCAAGCGTATCGAGATAATTATGGCGTGATTATGGCGTTTCATCGCGATGAACTAGCCGTTCCCCAAGAGTTGCAAGTAGCAGCTGAGATGGCTTTAGGATATCGCTGTATGACCACATTGCGATCGCTAGAGCAAGATGTCACTGAGCCGGTGTTAGTGTGGAATCACATATTAGAATTAGAAGCGATCGCCACTGAAACTAAACATCTGCGTTGTCGATTAAATATTCCTGAAGGTAAGCAAATTCTAGAACAGTTGATTTTGCGATTGCTGTGGAGATTACTGCACGATAGCAACGGTAGTTTTGCGACAGATATCCAATGTCTAGAAAGATTGATTGATGTGGCTTATCAATTAAATATTGGTATTTCGTTACATCAGTCCCAAGAACTATACTTTAACTGTCTGCAAAGTCAAATCATTCCTTTTTGTTTGACTAATCAAGAAGACAACACCCAATGTCAGAATTTACTCAAGTTGGGTCAAAAGTTAAGGGTTGATGTGAGTAATATTGTCAGTCAATTGGGATTTTAA
- a CDS encoding ABC transporter ATP-binding protein — MAKFRDIINYFSADWKLSIFSIAASSIYELVDLVVPYGIGQILNILSNQPLDQPLAEAIAFFAKITNYPVNNTLSLSVLLGIIFIVTVVKAPTQPWLTNWFHWDIPLRARRDKSKLAIEKILTLPLEFYDENNPGRIAGRVARGISNHTWTYPEIAGQLIPKLFRLIGIFVVILLIEWRIALLYLISFIIILGFSLKQLQRLIWHESKLDKYMEDTESRTSELITNIKTVKAFATETKELKRQKQRLERELKVVDYRIHKGYVNLITWQKAVIQFCVFSILGLTLAATVAGRVSIGHFIMTLTLSSMAYAELEPISNLAEVFARRYSSMLRFHEFLQEPIGNESVGVLGEENEPISPYKFTGKVEFAHVGFSYDASRQVLQDINLLIEPYQTVALVGRSGSGKSTLVKLLLRYFEPQQGQILIDGQDIRTLNVGQYRRRLAIVHQEVDVFNGTVLENLTYGRPNATFAEVQEACRIARVDEVLQQLPQGYYTVVGERGVRLSGGQRQRLGIARALLVQPDVLIFDEATSSLDYESERSIQLAMRTIQGTCTTIVIAHRLSTVRDADKIVVLDQGKIVEVGSHEELLHHEGIYRRLHSLQETGELLE, encoded by the coding sequence ATGGCTAAATTTAGAGATATTATCAATTACTTTAGTGCTGACTGGAAGCTGAGTATTTTCAGTATTGCAGCGTCTAGTATTTACGAACTTGTGGATTTAGTTGTCCCCTATGGAATTGGGCAGATTTTAAATATCTTGTCTAATCAACCACTGGATCAACCATTGGCAGAGGCGATCGCATTCTTTGCCAAGATTACTAATTACCCAGTCAATAATACTCTATCCTTGAGTGTTTTGCTAGGGATAATTTTCATTGTAACTGTAGTCAAAGCACCGACACAACCTTGGTTAACTAATTGGTTTCATTGGGATATCCCTTTAAGGGCGCGTCGCGATAAAAGCAAATTAGCTATCGAGAAAATTCTCACCCTGCCTCTAGAATTTTATGATGAAAATAACCCAGGACGGATAGCTGGTAGAGTTGCCAGAGGTATTTCTAACCACACTTGGACATACCCTGAAATTGCCGGACAGTTGATTCCTAAGCTATTTCGGTTAATCGGAATTTTTGTAGTTATCCTGCTGATTGAGTGGCGAATTGCACTGTTATATCTAATTTCTTTTATCATCATCCTGGGCTTTAGTCTCAAACAATTGCAAAGGCTCATTTGGCATGAAAGCAAATTAGATAAGTACATGGAAGATACTGAAAGCCGAACTTCTGAGTTGATTACTAATATCAAAACAGTGAAAGCTTTCGCTACCGAAACCAAAGAATTAAAAAGACAAAAACAACGGCTAGAACGGGAACTGAAAGTAGTCGATTATCGGATTCACAAAGGATATGTCAATCTAATTACCTGGCAAAAAGCTGTAATTCAGTTTTGTGTATTTAGTATTTTAGGTTTAACTCTAGCAGCAACGGTTGCCGGCAGAGTTTCCATCGGTCATTTCATTATGACTTTAACTCTGTCTAGTATGGCTTATGCTGAGTTAGAACCTATTAGCAACCTAGCAGAAGTTTTTGCACGGCGTTATTCTTCGATGTTGCGGTTTCATGAATTCCTACAAGAACCAATTGGTAATGAATCAGTGGGAGTTTTAGGTGAAGAGAATGAACCCATATCACCTTATAAATTCACCGGTAAAGTGGAATTTGCTCACGTCGGTTTTAGTTATGATGCTAGCCGCCAAGTGTTGCAAGATATCAACTTACTCATTGAACCATACCAAACAGTCGCCCTAGTGGGACGTTCTGGTTCTGGTAAATCTACCTTGGTAAAACTACTATTGCGCTATTTTGAACCCCAACAGGGTCAAATTCTGATTGATGGTCAAGATATCCGCACCTTGAATGTAGGACAGTATAGACGCAGATTGGCGATCGTTCATCAAGAAGTAGACGTGTTTAACGGAACTGTCTTGGAAAATCTCACCTACGGCAGACCAAACGCCACTTTTGCAGAAGTTCAAGAAGCCTGTAGAATCGCCAGAGTTGACGAAGTATTACAGCAACTACCCCAAGGTTATTACACCGTCGTCGGGGAACGTGGAGTCAGGTTATCTGGTGGGCAAAGACAACGTTTGGGTATTGCGAGAGCCTTATTAGTACAACCCGATGTTCTGATTTTTGACGAGGCCACCTCTAGTCTAGATTATGAGTCTGAACGTTCCATTCAATTAGCGATGCGAACTATTCAGGGTACTTGTACCACAATTGTCATTGCTCACCGTCTGAGTACAGTCCGAGACGCAGACAAGATTGTGGTTCTAGACCAAGGAAAGATTGTCGAGGTTGGTAGTCATGAGGAACTCTTGCATCATGAAGGGATTTACCGCCGCTTACATTCTCTGCAAGAAACCGGAGAACTACTAGAGTAG
- a CDS encoding Uma2 family endonuclease, translating to MISADKTPELLTIPPLENGDKLTRYEFERRYHAMPHLKKAELIEGVVYVASPVRAKKHGKPHSQIMTWLGTYEASTPGVETLDNTTVLLDADNEPQPDAILRIENGGQSRINKNDYVEGAPELIVEIAASSASYDLHEKLKVYRRNQVQEYLVWRVYDRQFDWFKLQAGEYIQLATNTDNIIYSQVFPGLWLDKSALLSGNLAQVLNILQQGLSTIEHQEFVKKLASVNT from the coding sequence ATGATATCTGCTGACAAAACTCCTGAACTTTTGACAATTCCCCCTTTAGAAAATGGTGACAAGCTTACCCGCTATGAATTTGAGCGTCGCTACCATGCCATGCCGCATCTTAAAAAAGCAGAATTAATCGAAGGAGTTGTTTACGTGGCATCCCCTGTAAGAGCTAAAAAACATGGTAAACCTCATAGTCAAATTATGACTTGGTTAGGTACATATGAAGCAAGTACACCAGGAGTAGAAACACTCGATAATACTACTGTTCTCCTAGATGCAGATAATGAACCGCAACCCGATGCCATTCTCAGAATAGAAAATGGTGGACAATCCCGTATTAATAAAAATGATTATGTCGAAGGCGCACCAGAATTAATAGTAGAAATTGCCGCTTCTAGTGCTTCCTATGATTTGCATGAAAAGCTCAAAGTTTATCGTCGTAATCAAGTACAAGAATATTTAGTGTGGCGAGTTTATGACCGTCAATTTGATTGGTTTAAATTGCAGGCAGGTGAATATATTCAACTAGCAACAAATACAGATAATATAATTTATTCGCAAGTATTTCCTGGTCTGTGGTTAGATAAATCAGCATTATTATCAGGAAATTTAGCTCAAGTATTAAATATTTTACAGCAGGGATTATCTACAATAGAACATCAAGAATTTGTCAAAAAATTAGCCAGCGTCAATACCTAA
- a CDS encoding GTPase family protein yields MQPNSWKNRLTEVWNKTTGLMQRLPVDQAAKTITQWFKVSESEITEILEQVRQELPTTEALLIGKPQAGKSSIVRGLTGVSAEIVGQGYRPHTQHTQRYAYPSSELPLLVFTDTVGLGDINQETQAIIQELVGDLQQETKRARVLILTVKINDFATDTLRQIAENLRQKYPEIPCLLAVTCLHEVYPSSIADHPVYPPDYEEVNRAFVAMQEAFAGLCDRSVLIDFTLEEDGYDPVFYGLEALRDTLAELLPEAEAQAIYQLLDKQAAEKLGNIYRDVGRRYTLSFAVMAATVAAVPLPFATMPVLTALQVSMVTLLGKLYGQNLSPSQAGGIVSAIAGGFLAQAIGRELVKFVPGLGSAIAASWAAAYTWSLGETACVYFGDLMGGNKPDPQKIQTVMQEAFEKAKERFKGIKD; encoded by the coding sequence ATGCAACCAAACTCTTGGAAAAATCGCCTGACTGAAGTCTGGAATAAGACAACAGGTTTAATGCAACGCCTACCCGTAGATCAAGCTGCAAAAACAATAACGCAGTGGTTTAAAGTCAGTGAAAGCGAAATTACAGAAATTTTAGAACAAGTCCGCCAAGAACTACCAACGACAGAAGCATTGTTAATTGGTAAACCACAAGCTGGTAAAAGTTCCATTGTGCGGGGACTAACCGGAGTTTCTGCGGAAATTGTAGGACAGGGATATCGTCCCCACACACAGCACACTCAACGTTATGCTTATCCTTCCAGCGAACTACCATTGTTGGTTTTTACTGATACAGTAGGGCTGGGTGATATTAACCAAGAAACTCAGGCGATTATCCAAGAGTTAGTGGGAGATTTACAACAGGAGACTAAACGCGCCAGAGTCTTAATTTTGACAGTGAAAATTAATGACTTTGCTACTGACACACTCCGCCAAATTGCTGAAAATTTACGGCAAAAATACCCAGAAATTCCCTGTTTACTAGCAGTTACTTGTTTACATGAAGTCTATCCGTCTAGTATTGCTGATCATCCAGTTTATCCCCCAGATTATGAGGAGGTAAATCGGGCTTTTGTGGCGATGCAAGAAGCCTTTGCGGGATTGTGCGATCGCTCGGTGCTAATTGACTTTACTTTAGAGGAAGATGGGTATGATCCTGTATTCTACGGTTTGGAAGCCCTCCGCGATACTCTAGCAGAATTACTCCCCGAAGCTGAAGCACAAGCTATTTATCAGCTATTAGATAAGCAAGCAGCCGAGAAACTGGGGAATATTTACCGAGATGTGGGTAGACGTTACACATTATCATTTGCTGTCATGGCAGCGACTGTAGCAGCTGTACCCTTACCCTTTGCTACCATGCCTGTATTGACAGCATTGCAAGTATCAATGGTGACACTATTAGGCAAACTCTACGGTCAAAACTTGTCACCATCCCAAGCAGGTGGTATTGTAAGTGCGATCGCAGGTGGTTTTTTAGCCCAGGCCATAGGTAGGGAATTAGTTAAATTTGTACCAGGTTTGGGCAGTGCGATCGCAGCATCGTGGGCAGCTGCTTATACTTGGTCATTAGGAGAGACAGCCTGTGTCTACTTTGGTGATTTAATGGGTGGAAATAAACCCGACCCCCAAAAAATTCAAACAGTCATGCAAGAAGCATTTGAAAAAGCCAAGGAACGGTTTAAGGGAATTAAGGATTAG